A region from the Mesorhizobium shangrilense genome encodes:
- the katG gene encoding catalase/peroxidase HPI — translation MDANTDDNSKGKCPVVHTAVGRVNRDWWPNQLNVQILHQQSPLSDPMGEAFDYAEEFKSLDLDAVIKDLHALMTDSQEWWPADFGHYGPLFIRMAWHSAGTYRIADGRGGAGAGQQRFAPLNSWPDNVNLDKARRLLWPIKQKYGRRISWADLLILTGNVALESMGFKTFGFAGGRADVWEPEQDVYWGPEGKWLADERYSGDRDLQNPLGAVQMGLIYVNPEGPNGNPDPLASARDIRDTFARMAMNDEETVALIAGGHTFGKTHGAGDAALVGPEPEAADIEQQGLGWASKFGTGKGGDAIGSGLEVTWTTTPTKWSNNFFDNLFGFEWELTKSPAGANQWTPKGGAGAGTVPDAHNAGKSHAPSMLTTDLALRFDPSYETISKRFHENPDQFADAFARAWYKLTHRDMGPLVRYLGPLVPKEELPWQDVIPAVDHVLIDEQDAEALKAKILASGLSVPQLVSAAWASASTFRGSDKRGGANGARIRLAPQKDWEVNQPAQLAKVLEKLEAIGKAFNASQTGGKKVSLADLIVLGGNAAIEKAAKDAGQSVDLPFWPGRMDASQEQTDIHSFAPLEPTVDGFRNYVCGKQRLTVEEALVDRAQLLTLTAPELTVLVGGLRVLGANADQSKHGVFTKQPETLTNDFFVNLLDMGTEWKATSDAKDVFEGRDRKTGEVKWTGTRADLIFGSHSQLRALAEVYATADAKAKFARDFVVAWTKVMNADRFDIA, via the coding sequence ATGGACGCAAACACAGACGACAACAGCAAGGGCAAATGCCCGGTCGTGCACACCGCTGTCGGCAGGGTCAACCGCGACTGGTGGCCGAACCAGCTGAACGTGCAGATCCTGCACCAGCAGTCGCCGCTGTCCGACCCGATGGGCGAGGCCTTCGACTATGCCGAGGAGTTCAAGAGCCTCGACCTCGATGCGGTGATCAAGGACCTGCATGCGCTGATGACGGATTCGCAGGAGTGGTGGCCGGCCGATTTTGGTCATTATGGCCCGCTGTTCATCCGCATGGCCTGGCACAGCGCCGGCACCTACCGCATCGCCGACGGCCGTGGTGGTGCGGGAGCCGGCCAGCAGCGTTTCGCGCCGCTCAACAGCTGGCCGGATAACGTCAACCTCGACAAGGCCCGCCGCCTGCTGTGGCCGATCAAGCAGAAATACGGCCGCAGGATCTCCTGGGCCGACCTCCTGATCCTCACCGGCAACGTCGCGCTGGAATCGATGGGCTTCAAGACCTTCGGCTTCGCCGGCGGCCGCGCCGATGTGTGGGAGCCCGAGCAGGACGTGTACTGGGGTCCGGAAGGCAAGTGGCTGGCCGACGAGCGCTACAGCGGCGACCGCGACCTGCAGAACCCGCTTGGCGCCGTGCAGATGGGCCTGATCTACGTCAACCCGGAAGGCCCGAACGGCAATCCCGATCCGCTGGCCTCGGCGCGCGATATCAGGGACACCTTCGCGCGCATGGCCATGAACGACGAAGAGACTGTGGCGCTGATCGCCGGCGGCCACACTTTCGGCAAGACCCATGGCGCGGGCGACGCGGCACTGGTCGGTCCGGAGCCTGAAGCCGCTGACATCGAACAGCAGGGCCTCGGCTGGGCCAGCAAGTTCGGCACCGGCAAGGGCGGCGACGCCATCGGCAGCGGCCTGGAAGTGACCTGGACAACGACGCCGACCAAATGGAGCAACAATTTCTTCGACAATCTGTTCGGCTTCGAATGGGAACTGACGAAGAGCCCGGCCGGCGCCAACCAATGGACGCCGAAGGGCGGTGCGGGCGCCGGCACCGTGCCGGATGCGCACAACGCTGGAAAGAGCCACGCGCCCTCCATGCTGACCACCGACCTCGCTCTGCGGTTCGATCCGTCCTACGAGACGATCTCCAAGCGCTTCCACGAGAATCCGGACCAGTTCGCCGATGCGTTCGCGCGCGCCTGGTACAAGCTGACCCACCGCGACATGGGTCCGCTCGTGCGCTATCTCGGCCCGCTCGTTCCCAAGGAAGAGCTGCCCTGGCAGGACGTCATCCCGGCGGTCGATCATGTGCTGATCGACGAGCAGGACGCTGAAGCGCTCAAGGCGAAGATCCTGGCTTCGGGCCTGTCGGTGCCGCAGCTGGTCTCGGCGGCGTGGGCATCGGCCTCGACGTTCCGTGGTTCCGACAAGCGCGGCGGCGCCAATGGTGCGCGCATCCGTCTCGCTCCCCAGAAGGACTGGGAAGTCAACCAGCCGGCCCAGCTTGCCAAGGTGCTGGAAAAGCTCGAAGCGATCGGCAAGGCGTTCAACGCTTCGCAGACCGGCGGCAAGAAGGTCTCGCTGGCTGACCTGATCGTTCTCGGCGGCAACGCGGCCATCGAGAAGGCAGCGAAGGACGCTGGCCAGAGCGTGGACCTTCCTTTCTGGCCGGGCCGCATGGACGCTTCGCAGGAGCAGACCGACATCCACTCCTTCGCGCCGCTGGAACCGACCGTTGACGGTTTCCGCAACTATGTTTGCGGCAAGCAGCGCCTGACCGTCGAGGAAGCGCTGGTCGACCGTGCGCAGTTGCTGACGCTGACGGCGCCGGAACTGACCGTCCTTGTCGGCGGCCTGCGCGTTCTCGGTGCCAATGCCGACCAGTCGAAGCATGGCGTCTTCACCAAGCAGCCGGAAACGCTGACCAACGACTTCTTCGTCAACCTGCTCGACATGGGCACGGAGTGGAAGGCGACGTCGGATGCCAAGGATGTGTTCGAAGGCCGTGACCGCAAGACCGGCGAAGTCAAGTGGACGGGCACCCGCGCCGACCTGATCTTCGGTTCGCACTCGCAGCTGCGGGCACTCGCCGAAGTCTATGCAACGGCGGACGCCAAGGCGAAGTTCGCCAGGGATTTCGTGGTGGCATGGACCAAGGTGATGAACGCCGACCGGTTCGACATCGCCTGA
- a CDS encoding trypsin-like peptidase domain-containing protein: MIAGKKSFRLFLTASTVIASSLFCAAAGSSDIISSGTGFFVNDQGWIVTNQHVVEGCESVSVPSLGDAAEIKIDKQNDLAVFQVNATDKKPISLRSTQPRLGEDIAAYGFPLNGILSDTIKVTTGNINSLVGMENDTRFMQVSTPLQPGNSGGPIVDHWGSVVGMATSVLGSKFADATGITPQNVNFAIRSNVIELFLQSRDIKFESSVPQTGAPPLSTADLSDKVVPSTVPVLCHGKPMAQVANQAPTTAPVAPTTTVSPPMSRGFQSLTNVDVIGFDYSTLRSVSSEQCSAACQADSSCRATTYNKKEHFCFLKNDAKLLVRNYDADANVASDLLGSTVVSTFTIASGRDMAGGDYLRLRSSSFIGCYLECEKDWKCKAFAYTRKKNDCWLKDQTGRLSVKAGVDLGVR; the protein is encoded by the coding sequence ATGATTGCGGGTAAGAAGTCTTTCCGCCTCTTTTTGACGGCGTCCACAGTCATTGCATCAAGCCTATTTTGTGCGGCCGCAGGGTCATCCGATATCATAAGTTCGGGGACAGGCTTCTTCGTTAACGACCAAGGTTGGATTGTCACCAACCAGCATGTTGTCGAAGGGTGCGAAAGCGTCAGCGTGCCATCTCTTGGTGATGCCGCGGAAATCAAAATAGACAAACAAAATGACCTAGCTGTTTTCCAGGTCAATGCGACGGACAAAAAACCGATTTCTCTTCGTAGTACCCAGCCGAGACTGGGCGAAGATATCGCGGCTTATGGTTTCCCGCTTAACGGCATTCTCTCCGACACAATCAAGGTCACCACTGGCAACATCAATTCACTAGTTGGCATGGAGAACGATACCCGCTTTATGCAGGTTTCGACGCCGCTACAACCAGGCAACTCAGGCGGTCCAATCGTTGATCACTGGGGATCCGTCGTTGGCATGGCAACATCGGTCTTAGGGTCGAAATTCGCTGACGCGACGGGAATAACCCCTCAAAACGTGAATTTTGCAATACGGTCAAACGTCATTGAACTGTTTTTGCAGAGCCGCGATATCAAGTTCGAAAGTAGCGTGCCACAGACTGGGGCGCCTCCTCTTTCCACTGCTGATCTGTCCGACAAGGTCGTCCCATCGACCGTTCCGGTTCTTTGTCACGGCAAACCCATGGCTCAGGTTGCCAATCAAGCGCCAACGACCGCGCCCGTTGCGCCGACAACGACCGTTTCTCCGCCAATGTCTCGGGGTTTTCAGTCGCTGACGAATGTCGATGTAATCGGCTTTGATTATTCGACTCTTCGTTCTGTCTCCAGCGAGCAATGCAGCGCGGCCTGTCAGGCGGACTCTTCTTGCCGCGCAACGACCTACAACAAGAAGGAGCACTTTTGCTTCTTGAAGAATGACGCGAAGCTTTTGGTGCGCAACTACGACGCTGACGCAAATGTGGCTTCCGATTTGCTGGGAAGCACTGTGGTCTCCACGTTTACCATCGCTTCCGGCCGCGACATGGCCGGTGGGGACTATCTGCGACTTCGCAGTAGCTCGTTTATCGGCTGCTACCTTGAATGCGAAAAGGATTGGAAGTGCAAAGCATTCGCCTACACCCGGAAAAAGAACGATTGCTGGCTGAAAGATCAGACCGGACGTCTGTCAGTTAAGGCTGGCGTCGACCTTGGCGTTCGATAG
- a CDS encoding GNAT family N-acetyltransferase, whose amino-acid sequence MVEIVKPALEHLPSYKAALERGWSPDNVRLEEATREQLAAIEADPAAFLASLDDPEAKGPPLTLPDGTKVPRLPGFRRWIWDGEAAGSIGFRWQPGTAELPPHVLGHIGYAVVPWKQRRGYATEALRLMLDEARAVGLPHVEITAKPGNPASHKVILANGGKLVGRFFEDAAYGGVESLRFRIEL is encoded by the coding sequence ATGGTCGAAATCGTCAAACCCGCGCTTGAACACCTGCCTTCCTACAAGGCCGCGCTCGAGCGTGGCTGGTCGCCGGACAATGTGCGGCTGGAGGAAGCGACGCGCGAACAGCTGGCCGCCATCGAGGCGGACCCCGCGGCGTTTCTCGCCAGCCTCGATGATCCCGAGGCCAAGGGGCCGCCGCTGACGTTGCCGGACGGCACGAAGGTGCCGCGCCTGCCGGGCTTCCGGCGCTGGATCTGGGACGGCGAGGCAGCCGGTTCGATCGGCTTTCGCTGGCAGCCCGGCACGGCGGAACTGCCGCCGCATGTGCTCGGCCATATCGGCTATGCAGTGGTGCCATGGAAGCAGCGGCGCGGCTATGCGACCGAGGCGCTGCGGCTGATGCTGGACGAGGCGAGGGCGGTCGGCCTGCCCCATGTCGAGATCACCGCGAAGCCAGGCAATCCGGCCTCGCACAAGGTGATCCTAGCCAATGGCGGCAAGCTCGTCGGGAGGTTTTTCGAGGACGCCGCCTATGGCGGTGTCGAGAGTTTAAGGTTCCGGATCGAGTTGTAG
- a CDS encoding P1 family peptidase has protein sequence MTRTVGDFGLACGILPAGAKNSITDVPGVRVGHCTLRDGDINTGVTAILPHDGNLFRRKVTAAAHVINGFGKTVGLTQVQELGTIETPILLTNTLSVGTCATALIRDAIRQNPDIGRATGTVNPVVGECNDGPLNDIQALAIAEEHALAALADAHDGAVEQGNVGAGTGMSCFGFKGGIGSASRKFKLDAGDHHLGVLVLSNFGRRGDLVLPDGRRPDPRQTTEAERGSIMIVLATDVPLEHRQLERVARRTGAGIARLGSFWGHGSGDIAIAFSTGNTVDHDETRDLVPQMTLNEARIDLLFRAAAEATQEAVLSSMLSAIAFTGRGGTHRTSLADWLDGQSRAG, from the coding sequence ATGACAAGAACCGTCGGTGATTTCGGCCTGGCCTGCGGCATCCTGCCGGCCGGCGCGAAGAATTCCATCACCGACGTGCCCGGCGTGCGGGTCGGCCATTGCACCCTGCGCGATGGCGACATCAACACCGGCGTCACCGCGATCCTGCCACATGATGGAAACCTGTTTCGCCGGAAAGTGACGGCGGCCGCTCATGTCATCAACGGCTTCGGCAAGACCGTCGGCCTGACGCAGGTGCAGGAACTCGGCACCATCGAGACGCCGATCCTGCTCACCAACACGCTCTCGGTCGGCACCTGCGCCACCGCGCTGATCCGCGACGCCATCCGCCAGAACCCGGATATCGGCCGCGCGACCGGCACCGTCAATCCGGTGGTCGGCGAATGCAATGACGGCCCGCTGAACGACATCCAGGCGCTGGCGATCGCCGAGGAACACGCCCTTGCCGCACTTGCAGACGCCCATGACGGCGCGGTCGAACAGGGCAATGTCGGCGCCGGCACCGGGATGAGCTGCTTCGGCTTCAAGGGCGGCATCGGCTCGGCCTCCAGGAAGTTCAAGCTGGACGCTGGCGACCATCACCTTGGCGTTCTCGTCCTGTCGAATTTCGGCAGGCGCGGAGACCTCGTCCTGCCCGACGGACGCCGCCCCGATCCAAGGCAAACGACAGAGGCTGAACGCGGCTCGATCATGATCGTGCTGGCAACCGACGTGCCGCTCGAACACCGCCAGCTCGAGCGCGTGGCGCGCCGCACCGGGGCCGGCATCGCAAGGCTCGGCTCTTTCTGGGGCCATGGCAGCGGCGACATCGCCATCGCCTTCAGCACCGGCAACACCGTCGACCACGACGAAACCCGCGATCTCGTGCCGCAGATGACCTTGAACGAAGCGCGCATCGACCTGCTTTTCCGCGCGGCGGCGGAGGCCACGCAGGAGGCCGTGCTGAGCTCCATGCTTTCCGCTATCGCGTTCACAGGCAGAGGCGGCACGCATCGCACGTCGCTGGCCGACTGGCTGGATGGTCAGTCACGGGCCGGATAG
- a CDS encoding amino acid ABC transporter ATP-binding protein, translating into MALVEIDKAYKRYGTVEVLKGISLDIEEHQVVCLIGPSGCGKSTLLRCINCLEPIQGGEIRLHGDRVTGPGVDLDLLRREIGIVFQSYNLFPHMSVIENVTLGPVKVLGMQRNAATDKGMALLERVGLAAKAREYPDRLSGGQQQRVAIVRALMMDPALLLLDEITSALDPELVSEVLDIVRDLATKGMTMVLATHEMGFAREVADKVCFLQEGLVYEEGPPSQIFGNPQGERTRAFLKRIIDAGRL; encoded by the coding sequence ATGGCATTGGTCGAGATCGACAAGGCCTACAAGCGCTATGGCACGGTCGAAGTGCTGAAGGGCATTTCGCTGGACATCGAGGAACACCAGGTGGTCTGCCTGATCGGCCCTTCGGGCTGCGGCAAGTCCACGCTGCTGCGCTGCATCAACTGCCTGGAGCCCATCCAGGGCGGCGAGATCAGGCTGCATGGCGATCGCGTCACCGGCCCGGGCGTCGACCTCGACCTGCTTCGGCGCGAGATCGGCATCGTCTTCCAGAGCTACAATCTGTTCCCGCATATGAGCGTCATCGAGAACGTCACGCTTGGGCCGGTCAAGGTGCTTGGCATGCAGCGCAACGCGGCTACGGACAAGGGCATGGCGCTGCTCGAACGAGTCGGCCTCGCCGCCAAGGCGCGGGAATATCCCGACCGCCTGTCCGGTGGCCAGCAGCAGCGCGTGGCCATCGTGCGCGCGCTGATGATGGACCCTGCCCTTCTATTGCTCGACGAGATCACTTCGGCGCTCGATCCCGAACTCGTCTCGGAAGTGCTGGACATCGTGCGCGACCTCGCCACCAAGGGCATGACCATGGTGCTGGCGACGCATGAAATGGGATTTGCGCGCGAGGTTGCTGACAAGGTCTGTTTTCTGCAGGAAGGGCTCGTCTATGAGGAAGGCCCGCCCTCGCAGATTTTCGGCAACCCGCAGGGTGAGCGGACCCGCGCCTTCCTGAAGCGGATCATCGACGCTGGGCGTTTGTGA
- a CDS encoding amino acid ABC transporter permease codes for MSIPAAESGSERASQWRARSKVRTHGRRAWVALGVAVATFLAIAYTSLHIAAYVMEQGWPNVPVQIVSALACVPPLWVIGVAWRAVRLSARAASSNDVHAGRELGSMSSDVSWNALSYSVALLIICAFAWFLVVNDAAVSRTFFDLDLIWKSAWTIVKAFGTNISIFFFSAILILVWALVVAIARTLPGKAGRPIRTLAIIYGDLFRGLPAIITIYLIGFGLPLTGLPILKDLSSNAYAIIALTLTYGAYTSEVYRAGIESVHPSQIAAARSLGLSYFRTMRYVVIPQAVRGIIPPLMNNCISLQKDTALVAIIGTIDAFNQSKIVASNNFNLSAVTTVALIFILITIPQARFVDRLIERDRRKMRSGS; via the coding sequence ATGTCGATACCGGCAGCTGAATCGGGAAGCGAGCGCGCCAGCCAATGGCGCGCCCGCAGCAAGGTCCGCACGCATGGCAGGCGGGCCTGGGTGGCGCTCGGCGTGGCTGTCGCGACGTTCCTCGCCATTGCCTATACCTCCCTGCACATCGCCGCCTATGTGATGGAACAGGGCTGGCCGAATGTGCCCGTCCAGATCGTGTCGGCACTCGCCTGCGTGCCGCCGCTATGGGTCATCGGGGTTGCCTGGCGCGCTGTCAGGCTGTCCGCGCGCGCGGCATCATCGAATGACGTACATGCCGGCCGCGAACTCGGGTCGATGTCCTCAGACGTGTCCTGGAACGCCCTGTCCTATTCAGTGGCGCTCCTCATCATCTGCGCCTTCGCCTGGTTCCTGGTGGTCAACGATGCCGCCGTCAGCCGGACGTTCTTCGATCTCGACCTGATCTGGAAGTCGGCCTGGACGATCGTCAAGGCGTTCGGCACCAACATCTCGATCTTCTTCTTTTCCGCGATCCTGATCCTGGTCTGGGCGCTTGTCGTCGCCATCGCCCGCACCTTGCCCGGCAAGGCCGGCCGCCCGATCCGCACGCTGGCCATCATCTATGGTGACCTGTTTCGCGGCCTGCCAGCCATCATCACCATCTATCTCATCGGCTTCGGCCTGCCGCTGACCGGCCTTCCCATCCTGAAGGATCTGTCCTCCAACGCCTATGCGATCATCGCGCTGACGCTGACCTATGGCGCCTACACGTCCGAGGTCTATCGCGCCGGTATCGAGAGCGTGCATCCGAGCCAGATCGCGGCGGCGCGCTCGCTGGGCCTCTCCTATTTCAGGACGATGCGCTACGTGGTCATTCCGCAGGCAGTGCGCGGCATCATCCCTCCGCTGATGAACAACTGCATCAGCCTGCAGAAGGACACCGCACTGGTCGCCATCATCGGCACCATCGATGCCTTCAACCAGTCGAAGATCGTCGCCAGCAACAACTTCAACCTGTCGGCGGTGACGACGGTGGCGCTGATCTTCATCCTCATCACCATCCCGCAGGCTCGCTTCGTCGACCGGCTGATCGAGCGGGATCGTCGCAAAATGCGCTCGGGCTCATGA
- a CDS encoding ABC transporter substrate-binding protein, whose product MKSWKYALCASALALASAAPAMAETHGYGDCQVTGERGTDKITPAVAGQFTVIINLPAVGQFNGDTPDTIKDGYEFCMAVNIAHRLGLDTVKLVNASFDSIVAGQNKDYDIALALISVTEPRKKVVDFSVPYIQSDNGVAVKAGNTITEETIKTSRVGVQAGTTLVQFAQETLKAKSVDVFDDTASMFTAAAAGKVDAVMTDLGIVLGQVANSNGKLAVVGKYTTDRPTAGIYPKGSPNGAVIDKVMTDLQKDDTLKKLEAAYLLPSWGGLSPDSVPTWKY is encoded by the coding sequence ATGAAGTCCTGGAAATACGCATTGTGCGCCTCCGCCCTGGCGCTGGCGAGTGCTGCCCCGGCCATGGCCGAGACCCACGGCTATGGCGACTGCCAGGTGACCGGCGAGCGCGGCACCGACAAGATCACGCCGGCGGTCGCCGGCCAGTTCACCGTCATCATCAACCTGCCGGCGGTCGGCCAGTTCAACGGCGACACGCCCGACACGATCAAGGACGGTTACGAGTTCTGCATGGCGGTCAACATCGCGCACCGGCTCGGGCTCGACACGGTGAAACTGGTCAACGCCTCCTTCGATTCCATCGTTGCCGGCCAGAACAAGGACTATGACATCGCCCTGGCGCTGATCTCGGTGACGGAACCGCGCAAGAAGGTCGTCGATTTCTCGGTGCCCTACATACAGTCGGACAATGGCGTGGCCGTGAAGGCCGGTAACACCATCACCGAAGAAACCATCAAGACCAGCCGTGTCGGCGTCCAGGCGGGCACGACACTGGTGCAGTTCGCGCAGGAGACCCTCAAGGCCAAAAGCGTCGATGTGTTCGACGACACCGCCTCGATGTTCACGGCGGCAGCCGCCGGCAAGGTGGACGCGGTGATGACCGATCTCGGCATCGTGCTCGGCCAGGTGGCGAATTCCAACGGCAAGCTGGCGGTCGTCGGCAAATACACCACCGACCGGCCAACCGCCGGCATCTACCCGAAGGGTTCGCCGAACGGAGCGGTCATCGACAAGGTCATGACCGACCTGCAGAAAGACGACACGCTGAAGAAGCTGGAAGCCGCCTATCTGCTGCCATCCTGGGGTGGCCTCTCACCCGACAGCGTGCCGACCTGGAAATACTAA
- a CDS encoding D-amino-acid transaminase, with protein MAREVYVEGRFVSEDEATVSVFDRGLLFGDSIYEVTAVIDGRLIDNDLHLARLERSLGELEIPMPLSQEAIVEVQTQLIARNHLREGVIYLQISRGIADRNFGYAEDIKPTFFAFTQARDISDTAALRDGIRVAIVDDQRWARRDIKTTMLLAQVQAKHVAAQRGCKEAWLVEDGFVTEGASSTAYIVTADNRIVTRANSRAILPGCTRRAVITVADELKLAVDQSRFTVEEAQNAREAFLTSASSLVTPVIEIAGHTVGDGKPGPVTRLLQKTYLDLALGSPAPVQ; from the coding sequence GTGGCGCGCGAAGTCTATGTGGAAGGCAGGTTCGTCAGCGAGGACGAGGCGACAGTCTCGGTCTTCGACAGGGGACTGCTGTTTGGCGACAGCATCTATGAGGTGACCGCGGTCATCGACGGGCGCCTAATCGACAACGATCTCCATCTGGCGCGGCTTGAACGCTCGCTTGGCGAACTCGAAATCCCGATGCCGCTCTCGCAAGAGGCGATCGTCGAGGTCCAGACCCAGCTGATCGCCCGCAACCACCTGCGGGAAGGTGTCATCTACCTGCAGATCAGCCGTGGCATCGCCGACCGCAATTTCGGCTATGCCGAAGACATCAAGCCAACTTTTTTCGCCTTCACCCAGGCCAGGGATATCAGCGACACGGCGGCACTGCGCGACGGCATCCGCGTCGCCATCGTCGACGACCAGCGCTGGGCGCGGCGCGACATCAAGACGACGATGCTGCTGGCGCAGGTCCAAGCCAAGCATGTCGCCGCGCAACGCGGCTGCAAGGAGGCCTGGCTCGTCGAGGACGGCTTCGTCACCGAGGGCGCCTCCTCCACCGCCTATATCGTCACCGCCGACAACCGCATCGTCACCCGCGCCAATTCGCGCGCCATCCTGCCGGGCTGCACGCGCCGCGCCGTCATCACGGTCGCCGATGAGCTGAAGCTGGCGGTCGACCAGTCACGCTTCACCGTCGAAGAGGCGCAGAACGCGCGCGAGGCTTTCCTGACCAGCGCCTCGAGCCTGGTGACCCCGGTGATCGAAATTGCAGGCCACACGGTCGGCGACGGCAAGCCCGGACCGGTCACGCGGCTCCTGCAGAAGACCTATCTGGACCTGGCATTGGGGAGCCCTGCCCCGGTTCAGTAG
- a CDS encoding LysR substrate-binding domain-containing protein: MELKWLEDFCCLAGCLSFSRAAYLRGVTQPAFSRRIKQLEGWMGATLVNRATFPITLTAEGVRFLPMAEDAIRTMHRNRDSLRPRHEAEKHRVTFSALHTLTVTFLPAWLDDMRAHLPLFSSHVSPDKGGIEENIDTLLDGNCDFLLTYFHPSVPFLLDSSRFSFLVLGTEKVKPVAAPHPHGPLLDHALKTHTPLPYIDYGDFSFFGMALNKLFAKRQPFARNTTHENTICIGHKAMALAGWGVSWLPERLVAAELADGALVPASVDPDWELTTEIRLYRHADGARPIANRFWEAAANSAGGVTP; the protein is encoded by the coding sequence ATGGAACTCAAATGGCTGGAGGATTTCTGCTGCCTGGCGGGCTGCCTGAGCTTTTCCAGGGCTGCCTATCTGCGCGGCGTGACGCAGCCGGCCTTCAGCCGGCGCATCAAGCAACTCGAAGGCTGGATGGGAGCTACGCTGGTCAACCGGGCGACCTTTCCCATCACGCTGACGGCGGAAGGGGTGCGCTTCCTGCCGATGGCCGAGGACGCCATACGCACGATGCATCGCAACCGGGATTCGCTGCGCCCGCGCCACGAGGCGGAAAAGCACAGGGTGACATTCTCGGCGCTGCACACGCTGACCGTCACCTTCCTGCCCGCATGGCTGGACGACATGCGCGCGCACCTGCCACTGTTCAGCTCGCATGTCAGCCCGGACAAGGGCGGCATCGAGGAGAACATCGACACGCTGCTCGACGGCAATTGCGATTTCCTGCTCACCTATTTTCATCCCTCGGTACCGTTCCTGCTCGACAGCTCGCGCTTTTCGTTCCTTGTGCTGGGCACGGAGAAGGTGAAACCGGTGGCGGCGCCGCATCCGCACGGGCCGCTGCTCGACCACGCGCTGAAGACGCACACGCCGCTGCCCTATATCGACTATGGCGACTTCTCGTTTTTCGGCATGGCGCTGAACAAGCTGTTCGCCAAGCGCCAGCCCTTCGCGCGCAACACTACGCATGAGAACACCATCTGCATCGGCCACAAGGCGATGGCGCTCGCCGGGTGGGGCGTGTCGTGGCTGCCGGAACGGCTGGTCGCCGCAGAACTGGCTGATGGAGCGCTGGTGCCGGCCTCCGTCGATCCCGACTGGGAACTGACAACCGAGATACGCCTCTACCGCCACGCCGATGGCGCGCGCCCGATCGCCAACCGTTTCTGGGAAGCGGCGGCCAACTCAGCCGGAGGCGTCACACCGTAA
- a CDS encoding M55 family metallopeptidase, with protein sequence MKVFISADIEGTAGIADWDEALKERRDYSEFRELMTAEVVAACKGARAAGAKEILIKDAHQTARNLIVSKLPDYASIVRGWSGHPHVMMFGLDRSFDAALFTGYHAKAGTEANPLAHTMNDRISRLIINDEVVSEFTVNAYTSALLGVPPVFLSGDRGICDDARALVPAIGTVAVSEGFGRAALSISPARAIAEIREGVEKALSRDLTACRLDLPKHFDVEIEFNNPTDAYRASWYPGTEHPRERTLRFVSDDYFEVLRALRFLTV encoded by the coding sequence ATGAAAGTTTTCATCAGCGCGGACATAGAGGGCACCGCCGGCATAGCGGATTGGGACGAGGCGCTGAAGGAAAGACGCGATTATTCGGAATTCCGCGAGTTGATGACGGCCGAGGTGGTTGCCGCCTGCAAGGGCGCCCGAGCCGCCGGCGCCAAGGAGATCCTGATCAAGGATGCGCACCAGACCGCGCGCAACCTGATCGTCTCGAAGCTGCCCGACTATGCCAGCATCGTGCGCGGCTGGAGCGGCCATCCCCATGTCATGATGTTCGGCCTCGACAGAAGTTTCGATGCCGCACTTTTCACCGGCTATCACGCCAAGGCCGGCACCGAGGCCAACCCGCTCGCCCACACGATGAACGACCGGATTTCGCGGCTGATCATCAATGACGAGGTCGTTTCGGAATTCACCGTCAACGCCTATACATCAGCACTGCTCGGCGTCCCGCCGGTGTTCCTGTCGGGCGATCGCGGCATATGTGACGATGCGCGTGCGCTGGTGCCGGCAATCGGCACGGTGGCGGTCAGCGAGGGCTTCGGACGCGCCGCGCTGTCCATCTCGCCCGCGCGTGCGATCGCCGAGATTCGCGAGGGCGTGGAAAAGGCGCTGTCGCGCGACCTGACGGCGTGCCGCCTTGACCTCCCCAAGCATTTCGACGTGGAGATCGAGTTCAACAATCCAACCGACGCCTACCGCGCGAGCTGGTATCCGGGGACGGAGCATCCGCGCGAGCGCACCTTGCGCTTCGTTTCTGACGACTATTTCGAAGTGCTGCGCGCGCTCCGCTTCCTTACGGTGTGA